A single region of the Sorghum bicolor cultivar BTx623 chromosome 9, Sorghum_bicolor_NCBIv3, whole genome shotgun sequence genome encodes:
- the LOC8071265 gene encoding uncharacterized protein LOC8071265, protein METAALTSHSLQCPAAAAAPVHGKRRRGGGAAALPRRRQTFAGRIRALPSAEVISEILHPKLVPGSPSDTGDVSSLVPVSALMLLFYFVSNWVVPELLMKRLNEPKPEEDEAAAAAASMASSGAADGGDDAAASPRKIRLKVKKKKNGKATIVKV, encoded by the coding sequence ATGGAGACGGCTGCGCTCACCTCCCACTCGCTGCAGtgtccagctgctgctgctgctcccgtGCATGGCAAGCGGCGGAGGGGAGGAGGAGCGGCGGCCTTGCCGCGCCGGCGGCAGACGTTCGCCGGCAGGATCCGGGCTCTGCCGTCGGCGGAGGTCATCAGCGAGATCCTGCACCCGAAGCTGGTGCCCGGCTCGCCCTCCGACACCGGCGACGTCTCCTCGCTCGTCCCGGTCAGTGCTCTCATGCTGCTcttctacttcgtgtccaactGGGTGGTGCCCGAGCTGCTCATGAAGCGCCTCAACGAGCCCAAGCCCGAGGAGGacgaagctgctgctgctgctgcatccaTGGCGTCGTCCGGCGCAGCggacggcggcgacgacgccGCCGCCTCGCCCCGTAAAATCCGGCTCAaggtcaagaagaagaagaacgggAAAGCAACCATCGTGAAGGTCTAG